GCATTTCGCAATGCCCGCCTTCATACAGACAATGTTTACCTGATTGAAAACAATGTGTTCGGCACGACCTGCGCGCGTGTGGGCTGTATGCCTTCTAAACTCTTGATTGCCGCAGCAGAAGCGCGCCATCATGCTTTGCATACCGATCCGTTTGGCGTGCATTTGGATAAAGACAGCGTAACGGTAAACGGCGAAGAAGTCATGCACCGCGTGAAGTCCGAACGCGACCGTTTTGTTGGTTTTGTAGTCAGCGATGTAGAAGAGTGGCCTGCCGACAAGCGTATTATGGGTACGGCAAAATTTGTTGACGAACGCACCGTCCAAATCGATGACCACACTCAAATCACTGCAAAGAGTTTTGTGATTGCTACCGGTTCGCGCCCTGTGATTTTCCCTCAGTGGGAAGTTTTAGGCGATCGCTTGATTGTGAACGATGATGTTTTCTCTTGGGATACCCTGCCTAAGAGTGTGGCCGTGTTTGGTCCTGGCGTAATCGGCTTAGAGTTGGGTCAGGCTTTGCACCGTTTGGGCGTGAAAGTTGAGATTTTCGGCGTAGGCGGAGCCATCGGCGGTATTTCTGACCCTGTTGTTGCTGAAGAAGCCAAAGCTGTTTTTGGCGAAGAGTTGGCTTTGCATTTGGATGCTAAAACCGAAGTCAAATTGGATGCGGAAGGCAATGTTGAAGTTCATTGGGAACAAGATGGCGAAAAAGGTGTGTTCGTTGCCGAATATATGCTGGCAGCCGTAGGCCGTCGTCCGAACGTTGACAATATCGGTTTGGAAAACATCAATATCGAAAAAGACACGCGCGGCGTGCCTGTTGCCGATCCGCTGACCATGCAAACCAGCATTCCGCACATCTTTATCGCAGGCGATGCGTCCAATCAATTGCCTCTGCTGCACGAAGCTTCCGACCAAGGCAAAATTGCCGGTCACAATGCCGCTATTTTCCCGAATATTGAGGGCGGTTTGCGCCGTAGCGTAATCGGTGTGGTATTTACCAGTCCGCAAATTGCCACTATCGGTTTGAAATACGCGCAAGTTGCGGCGAAATATCAACCTGATGAGTTTGTAATTGGAGAAGTTTCCTTCCGAAACCAAGGCCGCAGCCGCGTTATGTTGGTAAACAAAGGCCATATGCGTTTGTATGCTGAGAAAGCGACCGGCCGTTTTATTGGTGCGGAAGTTGTCGGCCCTGCTGCCGAACATTTGGCACACTTGATGGCTTGGGCACATCAAATGAAGATGACGATTCCGCAAATGCTGGATATGCCGTTCTACCATCCGGTTATCGAGGAAGGTCTGCGTACTGCATTGCGTGATGCCGATGCGAAATTGAAACAGGCTTGATTATTTGATGGAATAAAGGCCGTCTGAAACTCGTAGTGAGGTTTCAGACGGCCTTTTTTATGCTGTGAAGTTGTTAAATTAATTCTAAATCTGGACCGGCATTTTGCGCACGACGGCTTCGTAATTGAATGTCTAAGCGCAAGTCATGGGCGGAGTCGGCATTTTTAATAGCGTCTTGATAGCTGATATCGCCGTTTTCATACAAATCATACAAGGCTTGGTCAAAAGTGATCATGCCCATGCCGGTTGATTTTTTCATCATTTCTTTGATGTTGTGGACTTCGCCTTTTTGAATCAAGTCAGCAATAATCGGCGAATTGAGTAAAACTTCGACCGCCGCCACACGACCCCGGCCGCTTTCACGGGGAATCAGGCGTTGGGAAATAAAGGCTTGCAGGTTGAGCGATAAGTCGGTTAGCAACTGGGTACGGCGCTCTTCGGGGAAGAAGTTGATGATGCGGTCGAGCGCTTGGTTGGTGCTGTTGGCATGCAGTGTCGCCATACACAAATGGCCGGTTTCCGCGAAGGAAATAGCGTAGTCCATGGTTTCACGGTCACGGATTTCGCCAATCAGAATGACATCCGGTGCTTGGCGCAGGGTGTTTTTCAGCGCAATCGGCCAATTTTCGGTATCTACGCCGATTTCACGTTGGGTGATGATGCAGTTTTTGTGTTGGTGGATAAACTCAATCGGATCTTCGATGGTAATAATATGGTCGAAGCTGTTTTCGTTTCGATAGTCGATAAGGGAGGCGAGGGAGGTGGACTTGCCCGAACCTGTACCGCCGACAAAAATAACCAGACCGCGTTTCCTGAGGGCGATGTCTTTCAGAATAGGGGGCAGATTGAGCGTTTCAAATTTAGGGATATTGCCGGTAATGGAGCGGAACACCAAAGCAGTTGCGCCGCGTTGAACCATGGCATTGACACGGAAGCGGCTGGTGTCGGGCAGGCTGATGGCGAAATTGCATTCGTTGGTGGTAGAAAATTCTTCGATTTGTTTGGAAGACATAATCGAAAAAGCGATTTCCATACATTTTTCAGCACTCAGCGGCTCATCGGTCAGCCGCATGATTTTGCCGTCCACTTTCATGGCCGGCGGGAAGTTGGTGGTAATGAAAAGGTCGGAGCCTTTGTATTTGTTCATATGGCGTAGCCAAGCAAACAATTCTTCTTTTGCGCCCGGAGTATTTTCGTCAAACATAAGAATTCAGATAGTTAATATTAAGTTATTTTATTGAGAATAATTATAACAGAAGCAATCATTATTTGCTGTTTTGCCCACTAAAGTGGCTATCTGTTTTAAATTGAGTGTCGTGCTAGGAATATAGCAGATTTTTCAGTATCCCTGTGATTTTAAATTCTGCTGTTATAATGTTGCTCGATTAGTGAATGGAAAGGTAACGAGATGTCAGCACAAACAATTGCCGTGGTCGGCGCTATGGAACAGGAAATTGAGCTTTTGCGTGAAAGCATGTCCAATGTCAAACATGTGTCCTTCGGTAAATTCTCGGCATATGAAGGCGAATTGGCTGGAAAACGCACGGTATTGGTTTTGAGCGGTATCGGTAAGGTCAATGCGGCGGTTTCGACTTCTTGGGTCATTCATCAGTTTGCACCGGATTGCGTCATCAATACCGGCAGTGCAGGTGGTTTGGGTAAGGAACTGAAGGTCGGTGATGTGGTCATCGGCGAAACTGTGGCGCATCATGATGTTGACGTAACGGCTTTTGGTTATGTTTGGGGGCAGGTACCGCAACTTCCTGCTGTGTTCGCATCGGATGAAAACCTGATTCGCCAAGCAGAAAAGGCGGCGCAAGTATTTGAAGGTGCGGCTGTAACGCAAGGCTTGATTGTCAGTGGCGACCGTTTTGTACACAGCAGCGAAGGTGTCGCGGAAATTCGCAGTCATTTTCCTGACGTAAAAGCAGTGGAAATGGAAGCTGCGGCGATTGCGCAAACTTGTCATCAGTTGGAAGTGCCGTTTGTGATTATTCGCGCCGTATCCGATTCGGCAGATGAGAAAGCGGACATCAGCTTTGAAGAGTTTTTGAAAACGGCTGCCGTCAGCTCGGCGAAGATGGTTACCGAGATTGTCAAATCGCTATAAAACCATGCAAAAGCGTTGAATTTCCGTTAGAATACGGAACGATTCAACCTTATTCTAAGGCCGTCTGAAAACCGAATCCCTGTTTTTTCAGACGGCCTTTCAGCCTTTAATTGCATTTATCTTAATAACAATATGAAAAACATACGGAATTTCTCCATTATTGCCCACATCGACCACGGCAAATCGACGCTTGCCGACCGTTTTATCCAATACTGCGGCGGTTTGGATTTGCGCGAAATGAGTACGCAGGTGCTCGATTCCATGGACATCGAAAAAGAGCGCGGCATTACCATTAAAGCGCAAACCGCCGCGCTCAACTATAAAGCACGCGACGGGCAGGTGTATCAGCTCAACCTGATTGATACTCCGGGACACGTCGACTTTTCTTACGAAGTCTCCCGTTCGCTGTCTGCCTGCGAAGGCGCGCTTTTGGTCGTTGACGCATCGCAAGGCGTGGAAGCGCAAACCGTGGCGAACTGCTATACCGCGATTGATTTGGGTGTGGAAGTTGTGCCTGTTTTGAACAAAATTGACTTGCCTGCCGCAGAACCCGAGCGCGTGGAGCAGGAAATTGAAGACATCATCGGCATTGATGCCGTTGGTGCGGTGCAATGTTCTGCTAAAAGCGGCATTGGTGTGGAAGATGTTTTGGAAGAAATCGTTGCCAAAATCCCTGCGCCGACCGGCGATGAAAATGCGCCGTTGCAAGCAGTTATTGTCGATTCATGGTTTGACAACTACGTCGGCGTGGTTATGCTGATTCGTGTGAAAAACGGCATCATCAAGCTGAAAGACAAAGTGCGCTTTATGAGCACCAAGGCGGAAACGCAGGTTGAGCAGCTGGGTGTTTTTACGCCGAAATCAGTTCAAAAACAAGAACTTAAAGCCGGTGAAGTAGGCTTTTTGATTACCGGTGTGAAAGAATTGGGTCAGGCGAAAGTCGGCGATACGGTTACGTTGGTTGCCAACCCCGCTTCTGAGCCGCTGCCCGGCTTCCAAGAAGTACAAAGCCAAGTATTTGCCGGCCTTTATCCCGTGGAAAGTCACGACTACGAAGCCTTGCGTGACGCTTTGGAAAAATTGCAGCTGAACGATGCTTCGTTGAAATTTGAGCCTGAGGTTTCCCAAGCATTGGGCTTCGGCTTCCGTTGCGGCTTCTTGGGTCTGTTGCACTTGGAAATCGTGCAGGAACGTTTGGAACGCGAGTTCGACATGGACTTGATTACCACTGCGCCGACGGTGGTTTACGAAGTCGTGTTGAAGAACGGCGAGAAAATCGAAGTTGAAAACCCGTCCAAACTGCCTGAAATCAGTACCATCGAAACCATTCTTGAGCCGATTATCACTGCGACTATTCTTGTACCTCAGGAGTACGTCGGCAACGTCATGACTTTGTGTAACCAAAAGCGCGGCGTGCAGGTCAATATGCAGTACATGGGCCGTCAAGTCATGCTGACTTATGATTTGCCGATGAACGAAGTCGTAATGGATTTCTTCGATAAGCTTAAATCGACTTCGCGCGGCTATGCTTCGTTGGACTACCATTTCAAAGAGTTCCAACCGTCTGATTTGATTAAGCTCGACATTATGGTCAACGGCGAAAAAGTCGATGCTCTGAGTCTGATTGTCCACCGACAAAGCGCCGTTCACCGAGGTCGCGAGCTGGCATCAAAAATGCGCGAACTGATTCCGCGCCAGATGTTCGACATCGCCGTCCAAGCCGCCATCGGCAGCCAGATTATCGCCCGCGAAAACGTCAAAGCCCTGCGTAAAAACGTTTTGGCGAAATGTTACGGCGGCGATATTACGCGTAAGAAAAAACTTCTCGAAAAACAAAAAGCAGGTAAGCGCCGCATGAAACAAGTGGGCAATGTGGAAATCCCGCAAAGCGCGTTCTTGGCTATTCTGCAAGTGAGTGATAAATAATGAGTATAAATCTGACTTTAGGCGCAATCGTTGTACTGCTGGCCGGCTTGGTCCTCAACTTCAAAAGCAGCAAAGAGCGTCAGGAAAACGGCGAATGGAGCTCCGGCCTGCAATGGAGTTATCTCTTGTGCATGGTCGGCGTATTCGGCATTTTGTCCGAATTTATGAGCTTTACCGCCGTATTGCTGGTGTTTGTCGTGTTTACTGGTATTGTTTGGGCAATCCATAAAGGCCGTCTGAAAAAAAGTGAGACCGGCGAAGACAATGCGCATTTTACCGACTACATGGGCGGCTTTTTTCCCATCATCTTGGTTATCTTTGTGTTGCGCAGCTTTATTGCCGAGCCGTTCCAAATTCCGTCCAGTTCCATGCGTCCGGGCTTGGTCAAAGGCGATTTTATCTTGGTGAACAAATTCTCTTACGGTATCCGCCTGCCGATTTTGAATAAGGTCATTATCCCTGTTGGCAATATTGCACGAGGCGATGTCGTGGTGTTCAATTACCCACTTCAGCCTGAGATGAATTACATCAAGCGTATCGTCGGTATTCCGGGCGATGTTGTGGAATATCGTGATAAGGTTTTGACTGTTAACGGTGAAATTATTCCCGAAAAACCAAACGGCAATTATCAATACGCAGATGATACCGATCCATCTATGATTCATACGCTTGAGCGTTTTCAGACGGCCTTGAACGGCAAAAACTTTGATGTGGTCAAAGAAGCCGGTCAGCCTTCCGTATCCATTGCTGTATTGAACAAATACACCTCCGAAGTGATGCCTGAAAGCAATTACTCGCTTGAAACAAGCGGTTTGGAAAATTGCGAATACGCAGAAGACGGCAATGGCTTTATCTGTAAAGTTCCTGAAGGCCGTTATTTCGCGATGGGCGACAACCGCGACAACAGCGCCGACTCCCGTTATTGGGGATTTGTCGATGACAAGTTGATTGTTGGTAAAGCCTTCTTTGTTTGGATGAACTTTGGCGAATTCAGCCGTATCGGTACCAGCATCCAATAAGCAATAAACAGATTAAAAGGCCGTCTGAAATTTTTCAGACGGCCTTTTTTGTATCTATTTTTTGTCTTTTAACGAACCTAAATAAATTGCCAATAAAGTCAAAGTGGCACCGCTCCATTGGATGGTATTAATCGGTTTATCCAGCCAGAAATAATCGATTAACATAGCGGCGACTGGTTCGGAGAGTAGTAGGAGACCGGTCAGTGACAAGGATAAAAGCGGGATGGCGTAAGCAATCAATGCCCAAGCGAAGCATTGCATAACGATGCCGTAGATGGAGACTAGAATCACATCGTTTAAAGTCTTAGGATATAGATGGGCGGCATCGAATAGCAATGATGGGATGACCAGTGCCATTGCTCCGCCTAAGCTTAAAATCATCATCAGCGGAAACAAACCGACTTTTTCCTGCTCATGGGTTTTGCGTACGAAAACCATAGACAGGGCCAGCATGGCGCCGGATACTACGCCGCTGACAAATCCCCATGCGGCGTTGTCGTTATGACCGAACTCCGGGCTGCCGATCAAGGCTACGCCTATGGTGGCCAATATCAAACTTAAAATTTGTAAGGTACTTAGGCGTTCCGAATAAAAGAAGAAGCCGATGGCGGCTAAAAAGAAAATCTGCAGGCTGTTGAGTAAGGTTGAAATGCCGGGGCCTACGGCGTGAATGCTTTCGTGCCAAAGGGCGAGGTCGAATGCGAGGAAAACGCCGGATAAGATTGCGTAGCCAACCGTTTTTCTTTTTGTGGGCATTTTTTGTCTGAAAAAACGCCCGAGCAGGAAGAATATAGGGGCGGCAATCAGCAGGCGCCAGAATGCGATGGCGTAAGAGCCGACATCGACAAATTTGACGATCAAACTGCCCAAGCCGAAGACGACGCAGCCGACGACTAGCAGGGGCGCTGCATAATTTCCCGAACGTGTGTTCATCGGCTTCTCCAAGAATTAAATGAAGACGATTATTCCATAAAATATAGCTGGGGCGTTAATGATAAATAGTGGTAAGCCAAGATAAAGGGTTTATGATGAAAGGCCGTCTGAAAACTGTTTCAGACGGCCTTTTGATGATTTTCTGGCTTGATTTCGTATTGTTGTAGTATAAAATCGTTTTACGCCGTGTTTTCAGACGGCCCGATCAGTTTTGGTTTTGAGAAAAGGATTATTGGAAATGGCAAACCCTATTCGTGCGTTTTTGGATTATGTGCCGTCGGTTGATGAGTCTTGTTTTGTAGATGAGACTTCGGTAGTGATTGGCGAAGTGTCGCTGGCGGAAGATGTATCGATTTGGCCTTATGCCGTATTGCGCGGCGATGTGAACAGTATTTCTATCGGCAAACGCAGTAATGTGCAGGACGGCAGCGTTTTGCATGTGTCGCATAAGAATGCGGCGAAGCCTGACGGTTCGCCTTTGATTATCGGCGATGATGTGACGATTGGGCATAAGGTCATGTTGCATGGCTGCCGAATTGGGAATCGTGTGTTGGTGGGCATGGGGTCGATTATTTTAGACGATACGGTTGTCGAGGATGATGTGATGATAGGCGCGGGCAGTTTGGTGCCGCCGCGCAAACGTTTGGAAAGCGGTTTTTTATACGTCGGCTCGCCTGTGAAACAAGTGCGTCCGCTGACGGATGAGGAAAAGGAATTTTTGACGTATTCGTCCGCGCATTATGTTCGCTTGTCCGGCCAGCATAAAATTTCAAAATAAGGAAACCCAATACAATGAACGCAATTTATCTGGCTTCGGGCAGTCCACGCCGTCGTGAGATTTTGGAGAATTTGGGTTTCACGGTACGCCGCCTTCCTGCAGATATTGATGAAACCCCTAAAGAAAGCGAAGCCGCAGTAGAGTATGTGCGCCGTATGGCCTGTGAGAAAAATCAGGCAGCGGTGGCGCAATGGTTTGCTGCTCATAATCAAGAACCTGAGTTTGCTGTATTGACGGCGGATACGACGGTGGCGGATGGTGCGGTTATTTTGGGTAAACCGGAGTCCGAGGCCGATGCGGTCGATATGCTGGAACGCTTGTCGGGACGGACGCATCAAGTGCTGACGGCTGTATGCGTTTATTGGCAAGGTGTGCGCCATGATGTGGTGCAGACGAGCGAAGTGCGCTTTAAAACGTTGACGGCTGAGGAGATTGCAGCCTATGTTGCCAGCGGTGAGCCGATGGACAAAGCCGGTGCGTATGGGATTCAGGGTTTGGGCGGCGTATTTGTCGAGCATTTGCAGGGCAGTTTTACCGGCGTGATGGGTTTGCCGGTTTATGAGACCGCGCAACTACTGAAATCTTTGGGTTTGGAAGCGCCTCCGTTTGCTTAAAATTAGGCAAATGCCGTCTGAAAGCGTGCCGACAAAAACGCTTGTTTCAGTTACAATACTGCCTTAAACAGCTTGCTTGAAGAAAGATATGAAAGAACATAAGGCCCGGAAACGCTTCGGGCAGAATTTTTTGCAGGATACGCGGATTATTAGCGATATTGTCAACGCGGTCAGACCGCAGCCCGATGATATCGTGATTGAAATCGGCCCTGGCTTGGCCGCCATTACCGAGCCTTTGGCGAAAAAACTCAACTGCCTGCATGTTTGCGAAATCGACCGCGACATCGTACGCCGTCTGAAAACCTTGCCGTTTGCAGATAAATTGGTGATATACGAAGGCGATGTATTGCAGTTTGATTTCAACAGCATTGAAGGCAAGAAAAAAATTGTCGGCAATCTGCCGTACAATATTTCCACGCCGCTTTTGTTCCGATTAAGCGAAGTGGCAGACGATGTGATCGATATGCACTTTATGCTGCAGAAAGAAGTGGTCGAACGCATGGTGGCGCAGCCGAAAACCAACGACTATGGCCGTCTGGGCGTAATGCTGCAATATTTCTTCGATATGGAAATGTTGATTGAAGTACCACCCGAGTCCTTTGATCCTGCGCCGAAAGTGGATTCGGCCGTCGTGCGCATGATTCCGGTGAAACACCGCATCGGTAAAGCGGAAGATTTTGAACATTTTGCCAAACTGGTGAAACTGGCTTTCCATCAACGCCGCAAAACCATACGCAATAATTTGAAGGAACTTGCCGGCGATGATGACTTGCAGGCAGTCGGTATCAATCCGCAGGATAGGGCAGAACACATTGCCGCTGAGAAATATGTGGAATTGAGCAATTATCTGGTTCAAAAGGCCGTCTGAAACAGTGATGGCAATTTTTAAGCAACCTCCTATTCAATGGGGGTTTCTGGGTGATTCATATTTGTGGCGCGAGTTGGCGCAGTATTTTTCCGGTAAGGATATGCCGCCTGAGCGGCACCGTTTTGAAGCGGCAATTATCGGCGCAGTTTGGGTATTGACTGGGTATCGTCTCGATAGGGAAGAGCAATTTAAAGTCAATCGGTACAATCAAGGCGGAATCTCCGGCGGCATAGTCAGTTGCCGCTTTTGGCTGGAAACGGCTATTCCTTTGCTTTGGCAGCGGCAATCGCAACTCAAGCCCCGAAAATTTTGGCAGTTTGGAAAGAAATAATGATTAAATTCAAAAATGTACACAAACATTTTAAAGATTTGCACGTTATCAACGGCGTGAATCTGGAAGT
This region of Neisseria subflava genomic DNA includes:
- a CDS encoding gamma carbonic anhydrase family protein gives rise to the protein MANPIRAFLDYVPSVDESCFVDETSVVIGEVSLAEDVSIWPYAVLRGDVNSISIGKRSNVQDGSVLHVSHKNAAKPDGSPLIIGDDVTIGHKVMLHGCRIGNRVLVGMGSIILDDTVVEDDVMIGAGSLVPPRKRLESGFLYVGSPVKQVRPLTDEEKEFLTYSSAHYVRLSGQHKISK
- the rsmA gene encoding 16S rRNA (adenine(1518)-N(6)/adenine(1519)-N(6))-dimethyltransferase RsmA, which produces MKEHKARKRFGQNFLQDTRIISDIVNAVRPQPDDIVIEIGPGLAAITEPLAKKLNCLHVCEIDRDIVRRLKTLPFADKLVIYEGDVLQFDFNSIEGKKKIVGNLPYNISTPLLFRLSEVADDVIDMHFMLQKEVVERMVAQPKTNDYGRLGVMLQYFFDMEMLIEVPPESFDPAPKVDSAVVRMIPVKHRIGKAEDFEHFAKLVKLAFHQRRKTIRNNLKELAGDDDLQAVGINPQDRAEHIAAEKYVELSNYLVQKAV
- the lepA gene encoding translation elongation factor 4, whose amino-acid sequence is MKNIRNFSIIAHIDHGKSTLADRFIQYCGGLDLREMSTQVLDSMDIEKERGITIKAQTAALNYKARDGQVYQLNLIDTPGHVDFSYEVSRSLSACEGALLVVDASQGVEAQTVANCYTAIDLGVEVVPVLNKIDLPAAEPERVEQEIEDIIGIDAVGAVQCSAKSGIGVEDVLEEIVAKIPAPTGDENAPLQAVIVDSWFDNYVGVVMLIRVKNGIIKLKDKVRFMSTKAETQVEQLGVFTPKSVQKQELKAGEVGFLITGVKELGQAKVGDTVTLVANPASEPLPGFQEVQSQVFAGLYPVESHDYEALRDALEKLQLNDASLKFEPEVSQALGFGFRCGFLGLLHLEIVQERLEREFDMDLITTAPTVVYEVVLKNGEKIEVENPSKLPEISTIETILEPIITATILVPQEYVGNVMTLCNQKRGVQVNMQYMGRQVMLTYDLPMNEVVMDFFDKLKSTSRGYASLDYHFKEFQPSDLIKLDIMVNGEKVDALSLIVHRQSAVHRGRELASKMRELIPRQMFDIAVQAAIGSQIIARENVKALRKNVLAKCYGGDITRKKKLLEKQKAGKRRMKQVGNVEIPQSAFLAILQVSDK
- a CDS encoding 5'-methylthioadenosine/adenosylhomocysteine nucleosidase, with product MSAQTIAVVGAMEQEIELLRESMSNVKHVSFGKFSAYEGELAGKRTVLVLSGIGKVNAAVSTSWVIHQFAPDCVINTGSAGGLGKELKVGDVVIGETVAHHDVDVTAFGYVWGQVPQLPAVFASDENLIRQAEKAAQVFEGAAVTQGLIVSGDRFVHSSEGVAEIRSHFPDVKAVEMEAAAIAQTCHQLEVPFVIIRAVSDSADEKADISFEEFLKTAAVSSAKMVTEIVKSL
- a CDS encoding Maf family protein, with product MNAIYLASGSPRRREILENLGFTVRRLPADIDETPKESEAAVEYVRRMACEKNQAAVAQWFAAHNQEPEFAVLTADTTVADGAVILGKPESEADAVDMLERLSGRTHQVLTAVCVYWQGVRHDVVQTSEVRFKTLTAEEIAAYVASGEPMDKAGAYGIQGLGGVFVEHLQGSFTGVMGLPVYETAQLLKSLGLEAPPFA
- a CDS encoding DMT family transporter, whose amino-acid sequence is MNTRSGNYAAPLLVVGCVVFGLGSLIVKFVDVGSYAIAFWRLLIAAPIFFLLGRFFRQKMPTKRKTVGYAILSGVFLAFDLALWHESIHAVGPGISTLLNSLQIFFLAAIGFFFYSERLSTLQILSLILATIGVALIGSPEFGHNDNAAWGFVSGVVSGAMLALSMVFVRKTHEQEKVGLFPLMMILSLGGAMALVIPSLLFDAAHLYPKTLNDVILVSIYGIVMQCFAWALIAYAIPLLSLSLTGLLLLSEPVAAMLIDYFWLDKPINTIQWSGATLTLLAIYLGSLKDKK
- a CDS encoding dihydrolipoyl dehydrogenase, whose product is MKKIQADVVVLGGGTAGMGAFRNARLHTDNVYLIENNVFGTTCARVGCMPSKLLIAAAEARHHALHTDPFGVHLDKDSVTVNGEEVMHRVKSERDRFVGFVVSDVEEWPADKRIMGTAKFVDERTVQIDDHTQITAKSFVIATGSRPVIFPQWEVLGDRLIVNDDVFSWDTLPKSVAVFGPGVIGLELGQALHRLGVKVEIFGVGGAIGGISDPVVAEEAKAVFGEELALHLDAKTEVKLDAEGNVEVHWEQDGEKGVFVAEYMLAAVGRRPNVDNIGLENINIEKDTRGVPVADPLTMQTSIPHIFIAGDASNQLPLLHEASDQGKIAGHNAAIFPNIEGGLRRSVIGVVFTSPQIATIGLKYAQVAAKYQPDEFVIGEVSFRNQGRSRVMLVNKGHMRLYAEKATGRFIGAEVVGPAAEHLAHLMAWAHQMKMTIPQMLDMPFYHPVIEEGLRTALRDADAKLKQA
- the lepB gene encoding signal peptidase I, which codes for MSINLTLGAIVVLLAGLVLNFKSSKERQENGEWSSGLQWSYLLCMVGVFGILSEFMSFTAVLLVFVVFTGIVWAIHKGRLKKSETGEDNAHFTDYMGGFFPIILVIFVLRSFIAEPFQIPSSSMRPGLVKGDFILVNKFSYGIRLPILNKVIIPVGNIARGDVVVFNYPLQPEMNYIKRIVGIPGDVVEYRDKVLTVNGEIIPEKPNGNYQYADDTDPSMIHTLERFQTALNGKNFDVVKEAGQPSVSIAVLNKYTSEVMPESNYSLETSGLENCEYAEDGNGFICKVPEGRYFAMGDNRDNSADSRYWGFVDDKLIVGKAFFVWMNFGEFSRIGTSIQ
- a CDS encoding PilT/PilU family type 4a pilus ATPase codes for the protein MFDENTPGAKEELFAWLRHMNKYKGSDLFITTNFPPAMKVDGKIMRLTDEPLSAEKCMEIAFSIMSSKQIEEFSTTNECNFAISLPDTSRFRVNAMVQRGATALVFRSITGNIPKFETLNLPPILKDIALRKRGLVIFVGGTGSGKSTSLASLIDYRNENSFDHIITIEDPIEFIHQHKNCIITQREIGVDTENWPIALKNTLRQAPDVILIGEIRDRETMDYAISFAETGHLCMATLHANSTNQALDRIINFFPEERRTQLLTDLSLNLQAFISQRLIPRESGRGRVAAVEVLLNSPIIADLIQKGEVHNIKEMMKKSTGMGMITFDQALYDLYENGDISYQDAIKNADSAHDLRLDIQLRSRRAQNAGPDLELI